The genomic segment GTGTACAGCATGTAATAAGTGGGTAATTTCTATATTAGAATAATTATAGGATAATTAGCTGTTGATACAGCTTTTTCTTTTATAAAATGAATTAATGTATAAGAAGGGAGGTAAAACAATTGAGGAAGCATAGTAATAGAAATACTCAAAGATTTAAAATTTGTTTAATACTAATTTCACTTATAGTACAGCTATTTGTCAATATAAATACTTTTAATATTAAAGTTAATGCTGCTGAAATAAATAGTAAATTAGATGAAATATATATATCTGAATCTAATTACAATGAAGATATGAAAAGTAAAGTCGAACCATATATAAAAAGTAAACTGGAATCTGGATATATAGATGGAGATAAGGACGTTAAATTGTACTATGAAAAATACAATATAGAAAATGCAAAGGCTAATATAGTAATATCTCACGGATATACTGAGAGTTTAGAGAAGTATCATGAATTAATATATTATTTTTTAAAAGAAGGGTATAATGTTTTCGGAATTGAACATAGAGGTCATGGCAGATCTGGCACACTTGGAATAGCTGATAAAACCCAAGTGAATGTAGAAAAATTTGATCAATATGTAACTGATTTTAAAAAATTTATGGATGAAGTTGTTATGCCAAATAATCAAGGTAAAAAGGCATTATTGTTTGCTCATTCAATGGGGGGAACTATTGGAACAAAATTCATAGAGGATTACCCAGATTATTTTGATGCTGCGGTATTAAGTGCTCCTATGCTTGAAGTTAACACTGGAAATATACCAAAATTCTTAGCTGATATTATAGTAGAATTTGAAGTTGCTATTGGTAATGGTGGAAATTACGTTTTAGGTAAGAAACCATATACACCAGAGTATAAGGAAAATGAGATTGGGACAAGTTCTTTGAATCGTTATAAATATAGTCATGATATAGTAGCTAATAACAAAGAACTTCAAAGAGGTGGTGCAAGTTATAATTGGACAAAAGAAGCCTTTGATACAACGAAGGAAATTATAAAACCAGAAAATGCATCTAAAGTAAAAATTCCAATATTATTATTTCAAGCTGATAATGATACTTATGTAAAAGCAGAAGGACAAAATAAATTTGCAAGTAGCGCAAAGAATTGCGAAATAGAAAAGATAGAAAACTCTAGACATGAAATATATCTAGAAAAAGATGAAATTCAAAAACCATATTTAGATGAATTATTAGATTTTTATGATAAGGTATAATTTTTTAAACAAAAATATATAAGCTTGTCTTTGTATATAAAGACAAGCTTATATTCATATCATAGTATACTATTCCATCATTGCTGCTAATTTTTTATTAAATAATAAGAATAATATTCCCATTATAATTGAAGTAGCAGCTATTCCAGCAAATATTTGTAAGTGTCCTAAAGTTTCTGTGTAACCAGCAAGTCTTCCCGCTATTTGATTAGCAACAAAGCTGCTTAGAAGCCATACACCCATTAGGAAAGATGCAAGTTTAGCTGGCGCTAATTGACTTACCATTGAAAGTCCAACTGGTGATAAGCAAAGTTCACCAACAGTATGGAAGAAATAAGTTCCTACAAGCCATATCATGTTAGCTTTAATAGCAGTATCTTCTATATTTCCTCCTCTTTGCATAACAGCACCAACCATAAGTAAGAAACCAAGTCCTAATAGTATTGAACCTGTTGCCATTTTTTGAGGAATACTTAAGTCACCACTCTTGCTGCAAGCTAATTTGTACCATAGCTTTGATACAGGGATTCCAAGTATTAATATAAACAATGGATTTAATGATTGGAACCAAGATACTGGTACTTCCCATCCACCAACTGACCTATCTATAAAATCTTGTGTGTATATAGTAAGTGAACTTCCAGCTTGTTCAAAGCCTGTCCAGAATATTATAGCAAAAGCTGTTAATATTAAAATAACTGCAGTTCTGTGTTTTTCTTGTTTAGTTAATGGTTTAGCTTTTGCTTTATTATTGGAATTAGATTTAACTACACCTACAGGTGCTTTACCAATTTCTCCAAGGAATTTGTTTGCTAATCCATTAAAGATTACTTGTCCTAAAATCATTCCAAGTCCTGCAACTAAGAAACCATATCTAAATCCGTAGTGTATAATTTCTCCTGCTTGTGTAGTAGCCATTGTTTTTTCTGCTAAAGTACCACATATAAGCGGTGCTAAAAATGATCCGGCATTTATTCCCATGTAGAAAATAGTGAAGGCTGAATCTTTTCTTTTATCTCCATCAGCATATAAATGACCAACCATTGTTGAAATATTTGGTTTAAAGAAACCATTACCGATTATAAGTAAAAATAAACCTATGTATAGCGCAGTCATACTTTGGTTTGAGAATAATGTTAACTGTCCAATAGCTATTATTATTCCTCCAATAGTGATGGCTTTTCTTTGTCCTAAGTATCTATCTGAGATATATCCGCCTGCTAGTGGAGTAAGGTATACAAGAGATGTGAAATTTGCATATATAGTCATTGCAGATACCTTATCTACACCAAGTCCACCTCTTATAAATTCTGTAGTTAAATACATTACAAGCAATGCTCTCATACCATAGTAACTAAATCTTTCCCACATTTCTGTAAAAAATAGCATATACAGACCTGGAGGATGTTTCATTTTGCTTGATTCGTTTGATGAAACTTCTTTCATCATTATATCACTGTCTTTTTTAAGTTCCATAATAAACCTCTTTCTTTGATATTTTATTAACATAACAATTTTAGCAACAAATTCGACAACTTGCAAATTTTTGGTTACAAAAATGTTAAATTATAACCTATAATAGTGGTATTTATATTAAAAATTAAATATTCTATATAAAAAATTTAATAATAGAATCCCCAAAAACAGTTGTTGAATTAGCAATATATTAAAAAATGATAGCTTTTCATAAAAAAATCATATTTTTTGATATTAATTAAAAAATATGATTTTTTTATGAATTTTTAAAATTTGTTTAGTAAGTTTTTATAAGAAATTATTGTACATAGTATGTTTATTCTTGGGACAGTATATATTCATAGGATTAAAAAAGGTGGTGAAATATA from the Clostridium beijerinckii genome contains:
- a CDS encoding alpha/beta fold hydrolase, whose amino-acid sequence is MRKHSNRNTQRFKICLILISLIVQLFVNINTFNIKVNAAEINSKLDEIYISESNYNEDMKSKVEPYIKSKLESGYIDGDKDVKLYYEKYNIENAKANIVISHGYTESLEKYHELIYYFLKEGYNVFGIEHRGHGRSGTLGIADKTQVNVEKFDQYVTDFKKFMDEVVMPNNQGKKALLFAHSMGGTIGTKFIEDYPDYFDAAVLSAPMLEVNTGNIPKFLADIIVEFEVAIGNGGNYVLGKKPYTPEYKENEIGTSSLNRYKYSHDIVANNKELQRGGASYNWTKEAFDTTKEIIKPENASKVKIPILLFQADNDTYVKAEGQNKFASSAKNCEIEKIENSRHEIYLEKDEIQKPYLDELLDFYDKV
- a CDS encoding peptide MFS transporter: MELKKDSDIMMKEVSSNESSKMKHPPGLYMLFFTEMWERFSYYGMRALLVMYLTTEFIRGGLGVDKVSAMTIYANFTSLVYLTPLAGGYISDRYLGQRKAITIGGIIIAIGQLTLFSNQSMTALYIGLFLLIIGNGFFKPNISTMVGHLYADGDKRKDSAFTIFYMGINAGSFLAPLICGTLAEKTMATTQAGEIIHYGFRYGFLVAGLGMILGQVIFNGLANKFLGEIGKAPVGVVKSNSNNKAKAKPLTKQEKHRTAVILILTAFAIIFWTGFEQAGSSLTIYTQDFIDRSVGGWEVPVSWFQSLNPLFILILGIPVSKLWYKLACSKSGDLSIPQKMATGSILLGLGFLLMVGAVMQRGGNIEDTAIKANMIWLVGTYFFHTVGELCLSPVGLSMVSQLAPAKLASFLMGVWLLSSFVANQIAGRLAGYTETLGHLQIFAGIAATSIIMGILFLLFNKKLAAMME